The proteins below come from a single Mycolicibacterium sp. TY81 genomic window:
- the treZ gene encoding malto-oligosyltrehalose trehalohydrolase — protein MADHEFSVWAPTPDNVTLDADGARYPMTRSDDGWWRVTVDVPADARYGFVVDDSEPLPDPRSPRQPDGVHGLSQLWTPAPPAPWPGRTIDGTVIYELHVGTFTPAGTFDAAIERLDHLVGLGVDFVELMPVNAFSGSHGWGYDGVLWYAVHEPYGGPSGLVRFVDACHQRGLGVLLDAVFNHLGPSGNYLPKFGPYLTVGRTPWGEAINIAAADSDPVRRYIIDCALRWMRDFGIDGLRLDAVHALVDTTAVHLLEELAAETDALATELGRPLALIAESDLNDPRLITPRDQGGYGLAAQWDDDIHHAIHTAVSGERQGYYADFGSMQTLATTLARGFFHAGTYSSFRRRRHGRALDTTSIPATRLLAYTCTHDQVGNRAIGDRPSQNLDFGQLAIKAALVLGSPYTAMLFMGEEWGASTPFQFFSSHPEPELARATAEGRKAEFADHGWAADDIPDPQDPATFQRSKLDWDEVGTGEHARLLQLYRDLITLRRTEPDFADPWLDHLRVEFDEADRWIVMHRGAFAVACNLGEQPVAVPVTGESVLSSAEPQIGTTATTLPGHSFAVLRRRP, from the coding sequence GTGGCTGACCACGAATTCTCGGTCTGGGCGCCCACACCCGACAACGTGACTCTCGACGCCGACGGGGCCCGCTACCCCATGACCCGCTCCGACGACGGGTGGTGGCGCGTCACCGTCGACGTGCCGGCCGACGCCCGCTACGGCTTCGTCGTCGACGACTCCGAACCGCTGCCCGACCCCCGCTCGCCGCGGCAACCTGATGGCGTACACGGACTTTCACAGCTGTGGACGCCCGCGCCGCCGGCCCCCTGGCCCGGCCGCACCATCGACGGCACGGTGATCTACGAACTGCACGTCGGCACGTTCACCCCGGCCGGCACGTTCGACGCCGCCATTGAACGGCTGGACCACCTCGTCGGCCTCGGCGTGGACTTCGTCGAACTCATGCCGGTCAACGCCTTCAGCGGCAGTCACGGCTGGGGCTACGACGGCGTGCTGTGGTACGCCGTGCACGAACCCTATGGCGGCCCTTCGGGTCTCGTGCGCTTCGTCGACGCCTGCCACCAGCGGGGCCTGGGCGTGCTGCTCGACGCGGTGTTCAATCACCTCGGCCCATCGGGGAATTACCTACCCAAGTTCGGGCCGTACCTGACCGTGGGCCGGACGCCGTGGGGCGAGGCGATCAACATCGCCGCCGCCGACTCCGATCCGGTGCGCCGGTACATCATCGACTGCGCCCTGCGCTGGATGCGGGACTTCGGCATCGACGGCCTGCGGCTGGATGCGGTACACGCGCTGGTCGACACCACAGCCGTTCACCTGCTGGAAGAGCTGGCCGCCGAAACCGATGCGCTGGCAACCGAACTCGGCCGCCCACTGGCACTGATCGCCGAAAGCGACCTCAACGACCCGCGGCTGATCACCCCGCGGGACCAGGGCGGCTACGGACTCGCCGCCCAGTGGGACGACGACATCCACCACGCCATCCACACCGCGGTGTCCGGAGAACGACAGGGCTACTACGCCGATTTCGGGTCGATGCAGACGCTCGCCACCACCCTGGCCCGCGGCTTCTTCCACGCCGGCACCTACTCGTCGTTCCGCCGCCGGCGCCACGGCCGGGCGCTGGACACCACGAGCATTCCGGCCACCCGGCTGCTGGCCTACACCTGCACGCACGACCAGGTGGGCAACCGGGCGATCGGTGACCGCCCGTCGCAGAACCTCGACTTCGGGCAGCTGGCGATCAAGGCCGCGCTGGTCCTCGGATCGCCCTATACGGCAATGCTTTTCATGGGCGAGGAGTGGGGCGCGTCGACACCGTTCCAGTTCTTCAGTTCACATCCCGAACCCGAACTCGCGCGCGCGACGGCCGAGGGCCGCAAGGCCGAGTTCGCCGATCACGGCTGGGCCGCCGACGACATCCCCGATCCGCAGGATCCGGCGACGTTTCAGCGTTCCAAACTCGACTGGGACGAGGTCGGCACCGGCGAGCACGCCCGCCTGCTGCAGCTCTACCGCGACCTGATCACGTTGCGGCGCACCGAACCCGACTTCGCCGACCCGTGGCTGGACCACCTGCGCGTCGAGTTCGACGAGGCCGACCGCTGGATCGTGATGCATCGTGGTGCGTTCGCCGTGGCGTGCAACCTCGGCGAACAGCCCGTTGCCGTACCCGTCACCGGTGAGTCGGTCCTGTCCTCGGCCGAGCCTCAGATCGGGACAACCGCCACGACACTGCCCGGCCACAGCTTCGCGGTCCTCCGTCGACGCCCCTAG